The following nucleotide sequence is from Cicer arietinum cultivar CDC Frontier isolate Library 1 chromosome 2, Cicar.CDCFrontier_v2.0, whole genome shotgun sequence.
GCCTGAAATGCGCCCTACGGCTTTGTTTGAGAGTTAGGAGGGGGAAAGGAAGATAGCTCCCACCTAGTCTTCgggtttattttatttcataggACTAAAACCCCCCCAATATGGAGGAACTCAAAATGAATTGAGAGATGGCTTTGGAGTGTTTTGGAGGGGTTTTAAAACTTTTTCAAATCCTGTCACTTTTATAATACTcccaaaataaagaaaacaccACTCATAGGCCTTCTCTTCTCCTCCCCTCCAAACACAAACTCCCAAACAAGGTGGGGGATTCCCCTCTTTTTCCTACCTTCCCCCCAAAGCTCTCCCCTCCTTTTCTCTCCCAACTCACAAATCCCAAACAAAGACTAAAGGAACGTTATAGCTTTCAAAACATTTTGAGGGTCATTTCTGGTTCTAATGACTAGTCTTGGAATGCTAAAATCTCATTATATATGACCGTTCAGTCATTGCAAACTGACATAACCACTTCAAAGGAACAAATGATAATGGTAATTTCGTCATGCAAGAGTCCAAAAACAGAATTCGAAAAAATAAGGAAGACTATAGTTTGAATTGAAAGAAAAACACAAATGACTATTATTCACCTTTCTcctctattttctttttcttctcccTTGGAACATAACTTCCCTCTTCTTTAGCAATACAATCTGACTTTGATTTTGCATATTGAATTCGCTGCACCatattatttatacaaaaagCTTTTAGAAGCATATAATCATGAGATAATAGACTAAACAAAATACCAAGTAGCTTAAAGAACAAGAGATATTTCAATCTTATTCTTGAGAATGAACATACTGCCTATGGGACAATAGATATTTGGATcgaagaatattataacataatatttaattaaaaaatcttgCTAAATAACATACTGCATACAGGACAATAGATGTTTGGACCAAAGAAAGttgaaacatatatttaaataagaaTTGTTATAAGCAGCTATATTTGGCATGAACATAAAACCATGATGGAGAGAAATTACAAGATTCAAAATTAGTAAGTTGAGCAGGCAACAAGAGAAGGTTCCCAAAAAAGACATGAAACACGATAGATTTATGAACAAACTGTACAGAAATTAACAAGTATAGGCAGTATAACTTGAATACCATAGGTTTTTCATAAAATGGGAAGTTTTGCATCTGTCGCACTGCATTACTGGCAGACGTTACTTCACTAAAACAAACCCAAGCCTGTCCTCGAAGCTTGGGTGTCTTTAGAGCTACAATATCCAAAATCCTGCCATATTGAGAGAATAAGCAGTACAGAGATCTCTTCAACTCTGCCACAGAGACAGCAAAACAGAACATAAATCACAATgctatattatttatatcataGTATCAACATCAaagtcatttaatttaattttgtttaataaaataaaaaataaccacAAGACCAGCAAAGAAGAAAATCCAATTACAATATCTGAAATGGAAAATCATGAGCAAAGACCAAACAAGTCCACTATGTATGGGGATCAAAGGTGAAGGGCCAGTTtagattgacttatttgagcttatctaTTGACATAAGCACTTGTGAGACTGTTTGGCAGAGCTTTTGACATGTCCATAAGTTTTTTTCAGCTTTTATTTGCATAATCTCTTTAGGATatcttatgaaaacaacttatagtttATATGAAAAACAATTTGACCTTATTTTACagtttgttatagaaataatttGTTCATACAAACAAAATAGGGCCAAGTCCACTATCATATGTCAAGACTAACATCATTTAATAAAAGTGCATAAAACGTTAATCTATATTTATCTCAATGACATTTCAAATAATGTTACATTAacgtaaaaaaatttaaatgcaatATAAACTTCCAATCCAGTTAAGAATTTCATAATACAAATATCTAGTAAAAAGCTATTCAATGATATAACATCACCCAAGAATTACACCAGTATAATTTGATCCATACACATATATTAATTTGACTACATTGAAATTAACTTCAATGTTGTCGAACTCAGAAATGTCCAgtccaattaaaataaatttgactaCATATTAATCTAAAAATATCCAGCATATCATTATCATTTATCACAGCTCCTAACCCAAATCCAAAGCTATCCTAATTATAACCTAATTGAAGTTTTAAGGCAAAAAACTCAAGCTACCAAATTAAATAAGGAAGGGCTGCAACCTCGAAAAAAGcttcaaaatcacaaaaaacAGTTGTAAATGTaaaattgaagtaaaaaaaCTAAGCAAAGATGTGAATGTAAATGGTGTGAAAGCAAGTTACCTTCTTTCTTAACCTTCTCATTGAGATTCTTAACGTAAATGGTTTGATTTGGAGGTATGTCCCCTGAAAGCATCCTTTCTGATGGAAGAAGAAAGACCTGTTAGCGGTGTGAGCCCTAGCGTATATCACACCAATGTTCCAGACTTCGCTTTCGGGCTTTTTCATCCAAATTCAAAATTCATTGGGTGGGCTTGGCTCATTCTAATTAATTCCTTATAGTTCTACTATTAGCACCCACTGTTTTTACTAATACACTTCTCCGTGGATTAGTTTAATAtcttcatcattttatttttttacaggattattttaattattttggaaatatctctGTCGGaacagtatttttttttttagtaatagtTCTCGAAGTTTAGAGCCATGTTTAGGGTTAATTTTTAGGACGGCAGTGATACATTTTTCAacgtattatttatttatttgattgaatacGATTATTTTATAACTCTTTTTCTACGGAACACGTAGATAACAAACCATAACAATATCATATCTGTTCTATATTATAAAcggataaaaattattttagtatttaaaaaaaataagacattGTCATTTTCACATCTGactcaacaaaaatttaaattgataattattataataataaattgtattttttaatgacttTTACGATAGTAAGTTGCATATTTCAagaattattttgatgatttaataattaacttgaGTTTTTTTATCGAGTTAGtgattaaaataacaatttcaTACTTTTAAGGTCTAAAATGGTAGTTTATcctattataaattatttagaattttgactcataaattataatttcttaattatcataaatttaataaataataataataataataataataataataataataataataataataataagtagtTTACTAATACACCATCTATTATCTATTTATctctcatattttaattatgatatgaAAAGGAGGAACAATTTATCACACAATTGAGTAGGTCTTAGCATATGGTCTCTTTATGGGTGCAAAAAAGTTACGACCCCTTCTTGAGGTGCATGTTGGTGAAGCCTACATACTCTTAACAATTGTTTATCATTCAaactatttatattatatattcaatattaagCCGTTTTTTCGATTATTACTACAAAGATATTTCTTTGTGTGACTGAGAGGTAGCGAGGTGGATCGATAGTATCGCAAAAGAAAAATAGACTTAGGTATACGATAGAGAGGTGGTGGGGTCACGTGACAACCAACCTTACCAAGTCCATTAATTTTGTAATGAACGGAACACAAAATCTTCTAATCACAACATTGGTTCAAgcaataaattttcaaattggGTGAACTATTTGTAAGGAGACGAGGGAAAACAGAACCAATGATAAGATCAAACAACAATTACTCAGAAAATCTAACAAAGGACATTGAGAAACAACTTCAAAAGACTAACACCCACCAAATTCACCAATTTGATTGGCATCACAGGCAAATTTTTGGTTGCAGAAGTTATCAATCCACGAGATAGGAGACGTGCATGTACTTGTATGGTCGATCTGGACAAAATATGATGTGTTTGTGACAAATATCAAGCACTACATGTTACATGTTCACATGTCATAGCAGCTAACTCGCATTGTATTTTTAACTACTGTATGATTGTGTACAAGTTACGAATTGTATTCATTGTAGCTTAGGATCAATTTGTAGTTGTGCAAGACGAATGatatcactacaagaaattcGGTACTTTGTGACGGCCAATAGTCCTCACAAAActacaaaaacaacaacaaatcaTCAGTTTGTGACGGAGTAGATCCTCACTAgttcatctttttttaaaaaaaattggcaaaGAATTTGTGAGGGTCTAAACACTGACAAATTTGTGGGTGTCTAGGCTCTCACAAAGTCTGCctgatataaaataaaataaaaaatagttatttgtaACAACTTTGTGGCaaggtttaaaaaaattacatttctgACAATTAAAATCATCACACATaaccattattttttaaaaatgtaaaaaaaattagaatagcAAAAACAAtcttgaaaaaaatcaaattgaaaaaattatttcaaatacatAAACATAGTAGATAACATGGAGAGAATAATATAGTCTAGAGAAAGTAGTgaaaaactaaagaaaaaaatattgaaaacagaTAGAAGTAATAAATGAAAGGAGAAAATGAGAAGTGAATTTTTAGAGAGAAGGTAGAGAAAAAGAAGTgagaaatgaaaaaagaaaaaaaagagaagaatgaAGTGCGATATATATAGGAAATAAGAGGGTAACGACCGTCTAAGCAGCGACAAATTGTGGCGGCTAAATTTTGACAAATTTGTTTCGTAACCAAATTTGGGGCacttaagccctcacaaaacTCAACAAGATATTTTGTGTCAAAAAAACTCTCACAAAGTATCTATGGGACTTTTCAGCCCAGTAATACCAATAGATTTGGATTTTacaattaatgaatttttttcagTAATTTGTGAGGATCTTTTGACAACCACAAAGCTTTTGAATTTGGCCACAAATTAGTGTTTCTTTTGTAGTTTATTAGCCTCTCTATTCAAGAGATTTAGCGTGCAACTATGAGAAAATGAAGTGTACAGTCAAATCAAAGGTCGTCCAAAATATAATAGTATTCGTATTGAAATAGATTTAAGAGAAAATGgtcaactaaaaaaaagtaTGTTGTATTGGACCATAAAACATAAAGAAATAATTGTTCAGTATAagagattaatttatttttccattttgtCACATTATATGTGTGAAATAAATGAAGatgacataaaatatattaataatgattaaggttataataataaaaattagtgtTTATTGAAGGCCTAAAGTGAAATATAACAGGTCTCTTCATTTTTGCTAATACAACATGGagcacattatttaaaataaattatcatatttatttcaaactgGTTTTTATTGGAATAATTGAGATACACTTCTACAAACGTTGACACAATGCAAAAGTACTACTATGTTGCATAAAGTAGCTACCCTCACAACAACATTTAGTTCCTTGACACTTTCCACGATAGCCCATGTTTGAACATATCATGCAACACTGTAGACTACTACCTGGACACGCAGCATACTCGGAGCAAACAGGATTtgaattagttaaattaattcTTCCTGCATCAACTAATcaaaatgtcattaatttcaatcACCATTACACATACTatcatcataaatatatttcactAATTTCAAAATTGGTAACACCTAACTTTTAAATACTGCGGAAAACAACGATCTAAAATCCATGATGCAACAAGATTAAGATGCACAGTGTATCATTGTAAGTAATGAAGTTAATTTGTTACCTGAAGCCACGTCATAAGCAATGCACAAAATTGTAATTATAAAACAAAGAGAACGATTGATATTGGTGGCCATTATAATTTGAAAGCTTGCCTATAAAGCAAGTCTTTGCAATAGGCTATTTGAGATGGCTTGAGATGTTCATGGAAGGAATTAAACACTAAGAAATGAGTCAATTATgacaatatattaaatatattgatattgaataattttcatcacatatttattttttttctacaataaataaaagaaattttttcaaaCATGTCTGAAAGGATTAAAGATTTAAAAACtgagtaatatattaaaattattttgattaaatttggaataaaacatacaaaaagttaaatcaaatataatggTTAAAGAAATTACATATTAAATTCTTCATtgtaaaattcaaaaagttgtaatgacataaatatcaaatatggTCATATTTTTTTGACTCACAATATAGTAATCTCAAATTATGATTTagtaaatcataattataaattgatatgtattgatatataaaaagaataacTATTTTACTATCTATTTATCTATAATATCTATATCTAATAAAACTTATTccatcaacaatattttatccACATGGCACATCCACGTAGACCCTGCACCACATGCCTTcgtataataacaataaatgctctaacacaaaataattaaatactttaatattaattcttaaaataataataataataataataataataataccacCGTGTAATTAACATATTGTAGTGTATAACTTTCCGTTTGTTTGAGATTATGTCACAATTGTGATCagatctcttttattttttttttaaatttatagatTAACAGCTTAAAAAACaaatactttataaataaagtaaaatttaaataatctgTTAGATCTAAttcaatttgtaaatattaaaattggtaaattaaatatatattttggattcgaactgatttagtcttttatttaattttattataaaaatttaaaaatataaagaaagaaaatataatttatttaaagatttgaattataagtttgatgaaattttgcattatattgaagataataattaattttatgagttttgtttaaaatttttaattaatatttataaaaaaagtataacattgttaatattttaaaatataaaagattaaattgtgaagaattaaatatttttaatttaaaagacataaagtttaagaaaattaaaacattaaacGAGGGAAAATGGGTAAATCATGACAATGTAAAATGAAAGCTTTGAAAATAATTCATGTAAATTGCATTGAAAGGAAACTGCGTGAATTCAAAGGtcgacaaaaaaataaatggccgaaatattaaagttttacaaaaactttaaaagaatttaaagaCGGTTGACGACAAACCTAGTAGTATCTTTCAAGTGTGAATAGAGTTGGTCCAAGGCCAAAGATAGTACAGTTAGAGTTttagactttcaaaaaataattaatttgttatatatatttaagcctaaaaatataaaaaaaaaattaagtataaaaaaaagGATACAACCactgacttatttaattaaaatattttgtatttcataaaataaaaaataaaaaatttaataagatCATAATAAGATACTGCTCTTAGTATTTAAAGGACGGACctctactttttatttataaaaaaattattttaaaaattgttttaaatctCAATAAATATTAGGCCGATCCTGAGGGAAAatctatttttagtttaaaagtgaatttataatttaaatatctaacttttataaaatataaactatatCATTGCCTCTTAGTGAGAGACCCACGTTGTGACAATTACTTTTGTTGAACTAGATCGCAACACTAATGCGTTAAATACCGACACACTCTCAAATAACGTTGGTTCACTTCTTTCActtttatattgttttcattATGTCGATAAGTTAGTGTCTTTTCTTATTGTATTATTGTGGTGTGTCGATATTCCTGTTGTAAATCTTGTACTACTTGTCTTTGATCATTTTGGTATAGTTTTCCATTAATTATTGACATTCTCCTTAAAAATATTGCGATTAATAAATACCCATAAAAATAATGGTCATTTGTCACCTATTCAGGAGCTGCATTTGAAGAagcataaaaatttatatttttgcatGTCAAGTATCCTCACGCGCGAGGCCCGCAAGTGGGCTTtgcaataaaattaatttttaacgcCGCACAACGATTTTATACTCGTTTTAATTGTGattcaaaaaaaatagaaagcaaaAGTCAATTTCAAGAATTGTTTTGACTAGAGAGAAATcccatatcaaaatcatatgGTTCCTTTCGTGATTCAAAACAATAAAGGTGCATTTCTCGTGactttttcaattaaaatacttttagcacctcattaatcaaaataaacCTCTCatacaattttgaaaaatattagcTCGAATCTGGagttataattttgatatgaaaccttttaaaaaatctgCATGAGAAGAAAAGGTGGTGGAAAGATTCGATTGTTGGATTGTGATTAAGTTAGATACATACAAAAAATGACTCATATAATCTGTTGTTGTTCTCGTGATCCCCAACTCTCCAATCAAATATTGAAATTAGGATTatgtttttgagtttttttttctaataagtTTTATCTGGGTTGAattgatttatgtttttttatactCGTATATGATTTTGCTCTTTTGTGTTGGATATGCATAATAGTAAGTGGCAATCTTATAcatgtaaatatttattttaaaaaaaagtatatgtgTAGATATCTAATGCATAATGTTAATTAAattcttaataatattttatgtaaatatCCAATGcataattttatgtaaattgttaataaaatccAAACTTTAAGGAATCTAGGTCCGTAATATCATTTTGAGACATGATTTTACATTGTAGTCGGCAACTGTATTTTAAAGTTTGTGCAAGACATTACagttacaatttatttatctatatttctcgacaatataaatatttacgGCCTAACCGCAATTAAAAAGATAGGAAAGATTTTGTGCTAGACAGTGAGAATGAGTCCAGGTACAGACTCATCACAAAGCTTACTCTGCCAAATACACCGACAAGTGGAACCAACAACATCTTCTTTAGAAACCACACTTTGTGACATTGGAAAATGCAGATTACCAAGTTTAGTAACAGTCAAAGAAGTGTTAACATATTCTCTAACCTCAGTAATGATTCCATTACAAATAGACCAAGCATGGACCCACCAAACTTtattttcttcatcaaaccCTTCAGCAACAATAACTGATCCAAATCCAATTATGATGTTAGGAACCAAAGATTTtttagatgatgatgatgagcaTGTGAGGTAAGAGACTAAATAGTGACTATGACATGGTGGACCATGGAACCACCATTCTAAATCAGAGGCAAGAAGATTTTGcattgtgtttgtgtcttttgTGACTAAGGCTTTGTATAAATCTGTGACTAATTTTTTGTTGTGGTCCTCTTTTTCTATAGGCATCACCATGTCTtaatttgagtttcaaaaatttTGGAATATCAAAAGatattgtattaattgataTATGGTGATAGATGAAATTTAGGGGGAAATGAGAATATGAGGAGAATGAGAATGCAAATGAATGGTGGGTTGAGGGGTGTTCTTATATATTGCTTTAAAGATGAAATGAAATGATAGGGACACATATATTAAgatatgaattaattaattagtttatcaCACCTCTTTCTTTATGTAAATTTCCCCACCATTTTGAATATTTGGTAAGGTTTAAACACGTATGCTTGCTTTTTGTACAAATTAAGgtctcatttttatatttaagaaaatatttcttgtttttttttaaatatgtgtttattttagtttaataaaatactcttgGGATAAATCATTATCATAGAAATAAGATGAAATACtagttaatatataaatatgcatttttaaaaatgataaaaaaaattttttttttttgcttaattgtcattttagtctatttatttttactcaTTCATGAAattggtctctctattttagAAGTCAACAGTTTTGGTtattgtttatgattttttaactaaaaaatgattgtgagatgttttaaataacgtaaCACATGATACgataatgtaaaatgattaacacctatgaaattggaataaaacgCAGTAAAAAGTTCAACTTTCAACTtcagaaatttttcatatttttaatttaattaatcatatgaataattaatgcatctagatgatttcatatcatagaattgtatgtcatgtcataaaaaatatattaattctacatttttttagttcaaaaatctaaataaataaccaaaattgccgacttttaaaataagatgacCATTTCCGTAATCTAATAATAATAGAGgaattaaaactacaattaaactttttttttatatactaacTTACACAAAACTGacttaaacaaaaatttataaaaaacaaaaattggaaGATTATAACGTTTCACAAATACCAAGTGATTGCGTGCCCAATTAAACAAACAACACTTTCAAAGAATTTAAAAGAGACAATTGTaatgtttttaatttcaacaatgtttCAATACGTGTGGTGGTCTAATTGTGATCAAATCATGATTCAAACAAAAATGACTAATGGTTTGGATgtgtaaaatttgaaaaataataatagctttcattaataaaatgagtattatttattaaaatattttatataataaagttatattaatagaacaaaataattagtattttattataataaaaagagataaataatatcagataaatagataaaaaaaatattacaaatgaaACATCTAATATAAGAcgaaatgattaatatttaaaaaacatatacatagaaagagaaaaactaaaatgagattaattttgaagagaataaaaacaaatttaaacttCTATATATCAAAAGGAAAAACATATGTCTTTTCCTTCCACATGTGTGccttgaaataataattttaatcctaAGTGAGTCCTTACTATCATCCTCATGAACACAATATAGAAGTGTCCTTATCCTAAGTGAGTCCTTACTATCATCCTCATGAACACAATATAGAAGTGTCCTTCCACATTTAGCCCAATAGGAGAGAACACAATATATAGTCAAATCTATCATGTAGCCCCACCATCTTATCATTCCCCTTGAGTGAATCACCTCCTTCACTTGCATTGTCAACACAAATAGAACAACCAAACTCCTCTACATTTATACCAACATTATACTCCACATATAACTTCAACATTGTTTTCAACAACATAGTTAGATAGATCTAATGCATTCTTATCCACACTAAATTTCTTCAAGtcattattaatttgtttgttataaaaataaaaacaacacatTTTTAATAACAATTTTGAGATGATATAAGGTAGTTAAGAGAAATTAGTTCtagtttaaaataatataaggtaattatttaatttagttataaattatgtttaCATGTGCTAGTATGTTGTATCATGATATTATATTCTTGGGACTAGATTGATTTCAGAGGTTTTTCAACTTAGTCATCATAAAAATGAGTAGATTATTATCATTCTTGGGGTCACGCACTACATATCATATCATGTT
It contains:
- the LOC101505732 gene encoding senescence associated gene 20-like, encoding MVMPIEKEDHNKKLVTDLYKALVTKDTNTMQNLLASDLEWWFHGPPCHSHYLVSYLTCSSSSSKKSLVPNIIIGFGSVIVAEGFDEENKVWWVHAWSICNGIITEVREYVNTSLTVTKLGNLHFPMSQSVVSKEDVVGSTCRCIWQSKLCDESVPGLILTV